One region of Mus musculus strain C57BL/6J chromosome 15, GRCm38.p6 C57BL/6J genomic DNA includes:
- the Amacr gene encoding alpha-methylacyl-CoA racemase isoform X1, whose protein sequence is MCTLGIVLALFERTRSGRGQVIDSSMVEGTAYLSSFLWKTQPMGLWKQPRGQNILDGGAPFYTTYKTADGEFMAVGAIEPQFYALLLKGLGLESEELPSQMSSADWPEMKKKFADVFAKKTKAEWCQIFDGTDACVTPVLTFEEALHHQHNRERASFITDGEQLPSPRPAPLLSRTPAVPSAKRDPSVGEHTVEVLREYGFSQEEILQLHSDRIVESDKLKANL, encoded by the exons ATGTGCACACTGGGCATTGTGCTGGCTCTCTTTGAACGCACACGCTCTGGCCGAGGGCAGGTCATCGATTCAAGCATG GTGGAAGGGACTGCATACTTAAGTTCTTTCCTGTGGAAAACCCAGCCCATGGGTCTGTGGAAACAGCCTCGAGGACAAAACATCTTAGATGGCGGTGCACCTTTCTACACAACCTACAAGACGGCAGACGGGGAGTTCATGGCTGTAGGTGCCATAGAACCCCAGTTCTATGCACTGCTGCTTAAAG GACTTGGACTCGAGTCTGAGGAACTCCCCTCCCAGATGAGCTCAGCAGATTGGCCAGAGATGAAGAAGAAATTTGCAGATGTGTTTGCAAAGAAGACTAAGGCAGAATGGTGCCAGATCTTTGACGGGACAGATGCGTGTGTGACCCCAGTGCTGACGTTTGAGGAGGCCCTCCACCACCAGCACAACAGAGAACGGGCCTCCTTCATCACTGATGGGGAGCAGCTCCCGAGCCCCCGCCCTGCACCTCTGCTTTCCAGAACTCCTGCCGTCCCATCTGCCAAAAGGGACCCTTCTGTAGGGGAGCACACCGTAGAAGTGCTTAGAGAGTATGGATTCAGTCAGGAAGAGATCCTTCAGCTGCACTCAGATAGAATCGTTGAAAGTGATAAGCTAAAAGCCAATCTCTGA